From a region of the Neisseria subflava genome:
- a CDS encoding peptidoglycan DD-metalloendopeptidase family protein, translating into MNTTFISTFQTALKRLALISTIAVLAACAGNNTSSNRAVPDGYYKVRPGDTLTQIAKRYGQNVNTLVAWNNLPNASQIEVGQVLRVRRHVASRNTATQQRQATAVTPINRLSLQWPTDNASSSIIQRYNGTTSKGIDIAGTQGQQIRSAAAGTVIYVGEEVRGYGKLILISHNDYTITAYAHNDTLLVQKDQKVQAGQVIATMGSSDTDSVKLHFEVRLNGKAVDPLPYLTRTN; encoded by the coding sequence ATGAATACAACCTTTATTTCCACCTTTCAGACGGCCTTGAAACGTCTGGCACTCATCAGCACCATTGCCGTCTTAGCAGCCTGCGCCGGCAACAATACCTCTTCCAACCGCGCCGTACCCGACGGCTACTACAAAGTCCGCCCCGGCGATACCCTGACCCAAATCGCCAAACGCTACGGACAAAACGTCAATACACTGGTTGCATGGAACAATCTTCCCAACGCCTCACAAATCGAAGTCGGCCAAGTATTGCGCGTCCGCCGTCATGTTGCCTCCCGCAATACTGCTACGCAGCAACGCCAAGCAACCGCCGTTACCCCGATCAATCGGTTAAGCTTGCAATGGCCGACCGATAACGCCTCATCCTCCATTATCCAACGCTACAACGGCACAACCAGCAAAGGCATAGATATTGCAGGCACACAAGGCCAACAAATCCGTTCTGCCGCAGCCGGTACCGTCATTTACGTTGGCGAAGAAGTCCGCGGCTACGGCAAGCTGATTTTAATCAGCCACAACGACTACACCATCACCGCCTATGCCCACAACGACACGCTTTTAGTACAAAAAGATCAAAAAGTCCAAGCAGGTCAAGTTATCGCCACCATGGGCAGCAGCGATACAGACAGCGTCAAGCTACATTTTGAAGTTCGTCTAAACGGCAAAGCAGTCGATCCCCTGCCTTATTTGACCAGAACAAATTAA